TGATCCCGATTCAAAAGGATATGTTCTGTTTGCCGCCAATCTCATGAAGCTCGGCGGCGCCGTCACGCTGCTTCTGGCGGCAGTTATCCTGACCGTTTTCTGGCTGAAAGAAAAAAGACGGAAGTACGGGCAGTTAATGACCCTTATAGTACAGGTGTTGATCCAAAGGAATCAATGATACTGGATACCACAGGCTCACTTTTTCTGCCACCGGGTCATTCCACCTTTTCGGGGGAAGTCGATTCGCTCTTCAATTTCATATTATACGCCTCCGCCGTTTTTCTGGCCATCGTCGTTTTTGGAATAATCTTTTTTGTATTAAGATACCGTCGCCGTCCGAAAGAGGGCGTCGTCACGGGGCCGACACATAGCACCGCTCTGGAAATTATCTGGTCGGTCATTCCCACTATTCTCGTTATCATTGTCTTCTTCTGGGGGTTCCGGCTCTATCTTAAAATGAGTATCCCTCCCAAAGATGCTCTGGAAATAAAGGTTACCGGACAGAAATGGTTCTGGACTTTCGATTATCCCAACGGCGCCAATACGCTCAATGAACTGGTTGTGCCGGTGGGAAAACCGGTAAAACTGCTGATGTCTTCACGCGACGTCATTCACGGTTTTTATATTCCGGATTTTCGGATAAAGATGGATGTTGTACCCAATCGCTATACCATCACCTGGTTCGAGGCGGTGCAAACGGGCGTTTTCAATATATTTTGTACTCAATATTGCGGCAAGGGGCATTCGGAGATGATCGCCAAGGTGAAGGTTCTCGGCGAGC
This region of Candidatus Zixiibacteriota bacterium genomic DNA includes:
- the coxB gene encoding cytochrome c oxidase subunit II, producing the protein MILDTTGSLFLPPGHSTFSGEVDSLFNFILYASAVFLAIVVFGIIFFVLRYRRRPKEGVVTGPTHSTALEIIWSVIPTILVIIVFFWGFRLYLKMSIPPKDALEIKVTGQKWFWTFDYPNGANTLNELVVPVGKPVKLLMSSRDVIHGFYIPDFRIKMDVVPNRYTITWFEAVQTGVFNIFCTQYCGKGHSEMIAKVKVLGEREYNDWLISGTKAGEGMSLEDFGAKLYVSRACVTCHSVDGTANVGPSLKMIFGHQVKLADGSSVSADENYIRESILNPQARIVAGYQSVMPTFQGILNDRELDALIAYIKSLK